The following proteins are co-located in the Fodinicurvata sp. EGI_FJ10296 genome:
- the map gene encoding type I methionyl aminopeptidase: MDRTAEAGIPIHGPDDFEGMRRAGRLASEVLDYITPHVVPGATTGELDALCHAYIRDNGAVPAPLDYRGFPKATCISLNHVVCHGIPGDRRLRNGDILNIDITVILDGWHGDTSRMFISGDKVSIKARRLCDVTYDCLMAGIDVVKPGATLGDIGHAIQTLAESQRFSVVRDFCGHGLGRQFHAPPSVLHYGRPGEGAVLKPGMFFTIEPMINTGKADVKVLSDGWTAVTRDKGLSAQFEHSIGMTDTGCEIFTLSPAGYTRPPYTADTSSR; the protein is encoded by the coding sequence ATCGACAGGACGGCGGAGGCCGGAATACCCATACATGGCCCCGATGACTTCGAGGGCATGCGCCGTGCTGGCCGTCTGGCCTCCGAGGTGCTGGATTACATCACCCCGCATGTCGTTCCGGGCGCCACGACCGGGGAACTTGATGCGCTGTGTCATGCCTATATTCGCGATAACGGTGCCGTGCCGGCGCCGCTTGACTATCGCGGCTTTCCCAAGGCCACCTGCATTTCGCTCAATCACGTCGTCTGCCACGGCATCCCCGGCGATCGGCGGCTGCGCAATGGCGATATCCTGAATATCGATATCACGGTCATTCTGGATGGCTGGCATGGCGACACCAGCCGGATGTTCATCTCCGGCGACAAGGTCAGCATCAAGGCACGGCGCCTGTGCGATGTTACCTATGATTGCCTGATGGCGGGCATCGACGTCGTCAAGCCGGGCGCCACGCTGGGCGATATCGGGCACGCCATTCAGACGCTGGCGGAATCGCAGCGCTTCTCGGTCGTGCGCGATTTCTGCGGCCACGGTCTGGGCCGGCAGTTCCACGCTCCGCCCAGCGTGCTGCATTACGGCCGACCAGGTGAGGGCGCGGTGCTCAAGCCCGGCATGTTCTTTACCATCGAGCCGATGATCAACACGGGCAAGGCCGACGTCAAAGTGCTGTCGGACGGCTGGACGGCCGTGACCCGCGACAAGGGTCTGTCGGCTCAGTTCGAACATTCGATCGGCATGACCGATACCGGCTGCGAGATTTTCACGCTGTCGCCCGCCGGATACACCCGTCCTCCCTATACAGCCGATACGTCGAGCCGGTGA
- a CDS encoding LysR family transcriptional regulator, with product MKISLAQLEALFWAVRLGSISEAARHLNVTQPTVSLRLRDLSTAVGKPIMSREGRGVRLTPDGLAILDHAARVVGEVEEIYRKARPEETSGLVKVGVSEAFALAGLSKMLPDLAARHPALRLDIEIGTSGALERDLLSGKIDLAFGINLSSAPRLRVTPLGVQEAAWFTDGTADLPPVVRPHDIAHYLILTTPSPSPGFQQTTSWFSAAGLEPKQISLSNSITVIAHLVAAGVGIAILPRRLVQNRLGAGDLTALQCRPQIEPSLMCAAYRSNDWRPAVNAVVDAAQTVLDQLDWLKPI from the coding sequence ATGAAGATCAGTCTCGCGCAACTTGAGGCGCTGTTCTGGGCGGTGCGCCTCGGCAGCATTTCCGAGGCGGCCCGGCACCTGAACGTGACGCAGCCAACCGTTTCCCTGCGGTTGCGCGATCTGAGCACGGCGGTCGGCAAACCGATCATGAGCCGCGAAGGGCGCGGCGTGCGCCTGACCCCCGACGGCCTTGCAATTCTGGACCATGCCGCGCGCGTCGTCGGCGAGGTCGAGGAGATCTATCGCAAGGCGCGGCCGGAGGAAACGTCGGGGCTGGTCAAGGTCGGCGTCAGCGAGGCCTTTGCCCTGGCCGGCCTGTCGAAAATGCTGCCGGATCTGGCAGCCAGACATCCCGCCCTGCGCCTCGACATCGAAATCGGCACCAGCGGCGCCCTGGAGCGGGATCTGTTGAGCGGCAAGATCGATCTGGCTTTCGGGATCAATCTCAGCTCCGCGCCGAGGCTGAGGGTAACGCCGCTGGGTGTCCAAGAGGCGGCGTGGTTCACGGACGGCACGGCCGATCTGCCGCCGGTTGTCCGGCCGCACGACATCGCGCATTACCTGATCCTGACCACCCCCAGCCCGTCGCCGGGCTTTCAGCAGACGACGAGCTGGTTCAGCGCGGCAGGGCTGGAGCCAAAGCAGATTTCGCTCAGCAACAGCATCACGGTCATCGCCCATCTGGTCGCCGCCGGCGTCGGCATCGCCATCCTGCCCCGGCGGCTGGTCCAGAACCGGCTGGGTGCCGGCGATCTGACGGCACTACAATGTCGGCCGCAGATCGAGCCGTCGCTGATGTGCGCCGCCTATCGCAGCAACGATTGGCGGCCGGCCGTCAATGCCGTCGTCGATGCCGCGCAGACGGTGCTGGATCAACTGGACTGGCTGAAGCCGATCTGA
- a CDS encoding competence/damage-inducible protein A, with protein sequence MTSDTTVTACLLLIGNEILSGRTKDANLSWLAEALGAAGIRLREARVIPDDPEEIVAAVNHCRARYDHVFTTGGIGPTHDDITAGCIARAFGVPLERNADAIGRLERHYNDPSKLNEARLKMAEIPVGASLIDNPVSAAPGFTLENVHVLPGVPKIMQAMAEGLIKTLKGGRVMLSRTLVCRIMEGTVAETLGRVQAAHPDVEIGSYPYMSPNNAGVSLVFRCDDAAKLELAVAAMEGELKALDTEYRVE encoded by the coding sequence ATGACATCCGACACCACGGTTACCGCCTGCCTGCTGCTGATCGGCAACGAGATCCTGTCCGGCCGCACCAAGGACGCCAATCTGTCCTGGCTGGCCGAGGCACTGGGCGCGGCGGGCATCCGCCTGCGCGAGGCGCGCGTGATCCCCGACGATCCGGAGGAGATCGTCGCCGCCGTCAATCATTGCCGCGCCCGCTATGATCACGTCTTTACCACCGGCGGCATCGGCCCGACCCATGACGACATAACGGCCGGCTGCATTGCCCGCGCATTCGGCGTGCCGCTGGAACGCAATGCCGACGCCATCGGCCGGCTCGAACGGCACTACAACGACCCCAGCAAGCTGAACGAGGCCCGGCTGAAGATGGCCGAGATTCCGGTCGGGGCGAGCCTGATCGACAATCCGGTCAGCGCCGCGCCCGGTTTCACCCTGGAAAACGTCCATGTGCTGCCCGGCGTGCCGAAGATCATGCAGGCCATGGCCGAAGGGTTGATCAAGACGCTCAAGGGTGGCCGGGTCATGCTGTCCAGGACGCTCGTCTGCCGGATCATGGAAGGCACGGTCGCCGAAACGCTGGGACGGGTGCAGGCAGCCCACCCGGACGTCGAGATCGGCAGCTATCCGTATATGAGCCCGAACAACGCCGGGGTCAGCCTCGTCTTCCGCTGTGACGACGCCGCAAAGCTGGAACTGGCGGTGGCGGCGATGGAGGGGGAACTGAAGGCACTCGACACCGAATACCGGGTCGAATAG
- a CDS encoding GMC family oxidoreductase N-terminal domain-containing protein produces MTSGYDYIICGGGSSACVAAARLVRDHGARVLLLEEGDRARGMLVDMPAGFIKFLKGHPYLTMHKPVPQAALGGRQPIVPQGKALGGSSMVNGMVYIRGQPGDFAAWDAATGGAGWGYDDLLPYFIRQEGNQRLGGRYHGVLGPLKVSDHIHKCDLSYAFVAALQNMGYPLNPDFNGARQAGVGFMQLTTEKGKRCHAYKAFLEPEMGNGNLTVQTGATVTRVLMDGDRATGVEYVTGGRTERAETDGEILLACGAYQTPKLLMLSGIGPEDQLRHHGITVHTDLPGVGRNLMDHHEVPIVAATNGAYGYFGQDSGWRMVANGLQWLLFKSGPVTSNGVEACVFLNPDDPAADPTIQLYCVPTVYLDSDVAGVDATHGVTLNACLLRPKARGTVSLQSADPTALPVIDNNYLGDPDDLRLSIAGLRASRAMLTAEPLKSMITSEIHPGDSATDDEALAAHCRRTVKTNYHPSGTARMGADDDPMAVLTPDLAVRGVRGLRVIDASMMPNIVSGNTNATVLAVADRAVDLITGTPPLEPVPAATPAPDRP; encoded by the coding sequence ATGACGAGCGGGTACGACTACATCATCTGCGGTGGCGGCAGTTCGGCCTGCGTCGCCGCCGCGCGTCTGGTCCGCGATCACGGCGCGCGGGTGCTGCTGCTGGAAGAAGGCGACAGGGCGCGCGGCATGCTGGTCGACATGCCGGCCGGCTTCATCAAGTTTCTCAAGGGCCATCCCTATCTGACCATGCACAAGCCGGTGCCGCAGGCCGCGCTCGGCGGTCGGCAACCCATCGTCCCTCAGGGCAAGGCGCTGGGCGGGTCCAGCATGGTCAACGGCATGGTCTATATCCGGGGCCAGCCGGGCGACTTCGCCGCCTGGGACGCGGCCACCGGCGGCGCCGGCTGGGGCTATGACGATCTGCTGCCCTATTTCATCCGTCAGGAGGGCAATCAGCGTCTCGGCGGTCGGTATCATGGTGTGCTCGGCCCGCTCAAGGTGTCCGACCACATCCACAAATGCGATCTGTCCTATGCCTTCGTCGCCGCCCTGCAGAATATGGGCTATCCGCTCAATCCCGATTTCAACGGCGCACGCCAGGCCGGTGTCGGCTTCATGCAGTTGACGACGGAAAAGGGCAAGCGCTGCCATGCCTACAAGGCCTTTCTCGAACCGGAAATGGGCAATGGGAACCTGACGGTTCAGACCGGGGCGACCGTCACCCGAGTGTTGATGGACGGCGATCGCGCCACCGGCGTGGAATATGTCACCGGCGGACGGACCGAACGCGCCGAAACCGACGGCGAAATCCTGTTGGCCTGCGGGGCGTACCAGACGCCGAAACTTCTGATGCTCTCGGGCATCGGCCCCGAAGACCAGCTGCGCCACCATGGCATCACGGTGCATACCGATCTGCCGGGGGTGGGCCGGAACCTGATGGATCACCACGAGGTGCCGATCGTGGCGGCCACCAACGGCGCCTATGGTTATTTCGGCCAGGATTCCGGTTGGCGCATGGTCGCCAATGGCCTGCAATGGCTGCTGTTCAAATCCGGGCCCGTGACGTCCAACGGCGTCGAAGCCTGCGTGTTTCTGAACCCGGACGATCCGGCGGCCGATCCGACGATCCAGCTTTATTGCGTGCCGACCGTCTATCTCGACAGTGACGTGGCCGGCGTCGACGCCACCCATGGCGTAACGCTGAACGCCTGCCTGCTGCGCCCCAAAGCCAGAGGAACCGTCAGCCTGCAAAGTGCCGATCCGACCGCCCTGCCCGTCATCGACAACAACTATCTGGGTGACCCGGACGACCTGCGCCTGTCGATCGCCGGGCTGCGGGCCTCACGCGCGATGCTGACCGCGGAACCACTGAAATCCATGATCACCTCCGAGATCCACCCCGGCGACAGCGCTACCGACGACGAGGCGCTGGCCGCCCATTGCCGGCGGACGGTCAAGACCAACTATCACCCCAGCGGCACCGCACGCATGGGCGCCGACGACGATCCGATGGCGGTTCTGACGCCGGATCTGGCCGTGCGCGGCGTCCGCGGGCTGCGGGTGATCGACGCCTCGATGATGCCCAACATCGTCTCCGGCAACACCAACGCCACGGTGCTGGCCGTCGCAGACCGGGCCGTCGACCTGATCACCGGCACCCCGCCGCTGGAGCCTGTTCCCGCCGCAACACCCGCACCTGATCGCCCCTGA
- a CDS encoding TRAP transporter substrate-binding protein, producing the protein MLKFPGITGSVAALALAAASGGAFADDLQSVDLKVSGGNQTQNQFRYVQEPFFNDHLPEASGGAITTTFNSLDDLGIQGPEVLRLLRLGMFDISEGTLSYMAGEAPHFEALDLPGLTADIDEQREMTDAFRAELAEVMERDFGVTLLSMSPIALQVLYCSVEVNELADLEGRTVRTFNRSMSELVEAIGAQPVNIPFAEVVPAMERGVADCAITGTSAGNTARWWEVTDHLVMLPMGWAMTFFAANSENWNRLDEETRDFLREEFAGMEDRQWEQAAADIQDGINCNTAEGDCNDGIVAEPAMTLVELSDEDQALARELLLESVLPDWAERCGADCAEAWNAQVGSVVGIDVAVN; encoded by the coding sequence ATGTTGAAATTCCCAGGGATCACCGGCTCCGTTGCCGCTCTCGCATTGGCCGCCGCGTCGGGTGGCGCTTTCGCCGACGACCTTCAGAGCGTCGACCTGAAGGTTTCCGGCGGCAACCAGACCCAGAACCAGTTCCGCTATGTGCAGGAGCCGTTCTTCAACGACCATCTGCCCGAAGCATCCGGCGGCGCGATCACCACGACCTTCAATTCGCTGGACGATCTGGGTATTCAGGGCCCGGAGGTCCTCAGGCTGCTGCGCCTCGGCATGTTCGACATATCAGAGGGCACGCTCAGCTACATGGCGGGCGAGGCACCCCATTTCGAGGCCCTCGACCTGCCCGGGCTGACTGCTGACATCGACGAACAGCGGGAAATGACCGACGCCTTCCGGGCGGAACTGGCCGAAGTGATGGAGCGCGATTTCGGCGTCACGCTGCTGTCCATGTCGCCGATCGCGCTGCAGGTGCTGTATTGCAGCGTGGAGGTCAACGAACTGGCCGATCTCGAAGGCCGGACCGTGCGCACCTTCAACCGTTCGATGTCGGAACTGGTCGAAGCGATCGGCGCCCAGCCCGTCAACATTCCCTTTGCCGAAGTCGTGCCCGCCATGGAACGCGGTGTCGCTGACTGCGCCATTACCGGCACGTCGGCCGGCAATACGGCGCGCTGGTGGGAGGTGACCGACCATCTGGTCATGCTGCCAATGGGCTGGGCGATGACTTTCTTCGCCGCCAATTCCGAGAACTGGAATCGTCTTGACGAGGAAACGCGCGACTTCCTGCGCGAAGAGTTCGCCGGCATGGAAGACCGGCAATGGGAGCAGGCCGCCGCCGATATTCAGGACGGCATCAACTGCAACACGGCCGAAGGTGATTGCAACGACGGCATCGTGGCAGAGCCGGCCATGACCCTGGTGGAACTGTCCGACGAGGACCAGGCGCTTGCCCGCGAACTGCTGCTGGAAAGCGTGCTGCCGGATTGGGCCGAGCGTTGCGGCGCCGATTGTGCCGAAGCCTGGAACGCGCAGGTCGGCTCGGTCGTCGGTATCGACGTCGCCGTCAACTAG
- a CDS encoding GIY-YIG nuclease family protein codes for MPTVGHCPAAWVYILASRPHGALYVGATEFVGKRLWEHRNGLVAGHTRKYGICRLVYIECHASMIAALRRERQIKKWRRQWKVELIESLNPDWREIDQDWGSPVESALPPS; via the coding sequence GTGCCGACGGTCGGCCACTGTCCAGCCGCCTGGGTCTACATTCTTGCCAGCAGGCCCCATGGTGCCTTGTATGTCGGTGCGACCGAATTCGTCGGAAAGCGACTTTGGGAGCATCGCAACGGTCTCGTTGCCGGACATACGCGCAAATACGGGATCTGTCGGCTGGTGTACATCGAGTGCCATGCGTCCATGATCGCGGCGCTTCGCCGTGAGCGCCAAATCAAGAAATGGCGTCGGCAGTGGAAAGTGGAACTGATCGAGAGTCTGAATCCGGACTGGCGCGAAATCGACCAAGATTGGGGCTCGCCGGTTGAAAGTGCATTGCCGCCGTCCTGA
- a CDS encoding TRAP transporter small permease has product MIERFFAFVSLLMARIGGALLLGAAILIGTEVILRYSRLGAFSLGTELSSYALAVGASWALAYVVFERGHVRIDVLPQRLPARAKAVLDILGLASLAGIGFVLSAGALEMFQTSWGLSARANTPLGTPLVIPQGAWTAGLFWFTAIAAWRTGRAFVAMIAADFARVDTIAGSPGTEEEVEEAISETQQWLGKSPDRADDRGTV; this is encoded by the coding sequence ATGATCGAGCGGTTCTTCGCCTTTGTCTCTCTGCTGATGGCCAGGATCGGCGGCGCCCTGCTACTGGGCGCCGCAATCCTGATCGGGACGGAAGTCATCCTGCGCTACTCGCGTCTGGGGGCTTTCAGCCTCGGCACGGAGTTGTCGTCATACGCCCTGGCCGTCGGCGCCAGTTGGGCGCTGGCCTATGTCGTGTTCGAACGCGGCCATGTGCGCATCGACGTCCTGCCCCAGCGCCTGCCGGCGCGCGCGAAAGCCGTTCTGGACATCCTCGGCCTCGCCAGTCTGGCCGGCATTGGCTTCGTCCTGTCGGCCGGGGCGTTGGAAATGTTCCAGACGTCGTGGGGTCTGTCGGCCAGAGCCAACACGCCGCTTGGCACTCCGCTGGTCATTCCACAGGGGGCCTGGACGGCAGGGCTGTTCTGGTTCACGGCCATCGCGGCCTGGCGCACGGGCCGGGCCTTTGTCGCCATGATCGCGGCGGACTTCGCCCGCGTCGACACCATCGCCGGGTCGCCCGGCACTGAAGAGGAGGTCGAGGAAGCAATCAGCGAGACGCAACAATGGCTGGGGAAATCCCCCGATAGAGCCGACGACAGGGGGACCGTCTGA
- the sfsA gene encoding DNA/RNA nuclease SfsA produces MNFPAPLIPGRLQRRYKRFLADVTLDDGRDLTVHCPNPGAMLGLAAPGLPVWISESAVATRKYPHTLELVDLPSGLVGVNTGLPNRLAAEAIAAGTLSELSGYATVRHEVKYGTNSRVDLVLSGAADAPAREVPDCYVEVKNVHLRREDGLHPTAAEFPDCVTARGTRHLRELAAVVAGGGRAVMCFIVQRMDCDHFRPAADIDPVYAATLSRVAEQGVEIVCYACRIAVGGITVDRRLPVVI; encoded by the coding sequence ATGAATTTTCCCGCCCCGTTGATCCCCGGTCGGCTGCAACGCCGGTACAAGCGGTTTCTGGCCGATGTCACGCTGGACGATGGCCGGGATCTGACCGTCCATTGCCCCAATCCGGGGGCGATGCTGGGGCTGGCCGCGCCGGGTCTGCCGGTATGGATCTCCGAATCGGCGGTGGCGACGCGCAAATATCCGCACACGCTGGAACTGGTGGATTTGCCGTCCGGACTCGTCGGCGTCAATACCGGGCTTCCGAATCGTTTGGCGGCCGAAGCAATCGCGGCCGGTACCCTTTCCGAACTTTCCGGCTATGCCACCGTTCGGCACGAAGTCAAATACGGCACCAACAGCCGCGTCGATCTGGTTCTGTCGGGGGCGGCGGACGCCCCGGCGCGCGAGGTCCCGGACTGTTATGTCGAGGTCAAGAACGTCCATCTCCGCCGCGAGGACGGGCTCCATCCGACCGCCGCTGAATTTCCCGATTGCGTCACCGCGCGCGGCACCCGGCATCTGCGCGAACTGGCGGCGGTGGTTGCCGGGGGCGGACGGGCGGTGATGTGCTTTATCGTTCAGCGGATGGATTGCGACCATTTCCGCCCCGCTGCCGATATCGATCCGGTCTATGCTGCCACCCTTTCCAGGGTAGCCGAACAAGGGGTGGAGATCGTATGTTACGCTTGCCGGATCGCTGTGGGCGGTATCACGGTGGATCGGCGGCTGCCGGTTGTTATATAG
- a CDS encoding DUF3644 domain-containing protein, translating to MVIRKPQGALTCEERCIVKALLAKGWRNQDIQHLINRGRIATVNSARITEVKNSADVEPAASDHLEFYMHKKNSYDPVTGLNLYDDERLIRAREAMILAVQSFNSPSLRFKTEQFAVQSNIAWTYLLHEYYIRKDKNIVHKNGRTFSLSKMVERSDFPLSDGIRNNIRDINEIRDAVEHKLLGRSDVKFFSLFQAACLNFDQSICELFGNSISLKSDLSIALQFAKMNFTQLNDLQKYDIPEHISALDAELEGRLSEAEKADLEYRFRVVYLLEGASKNKANFEFVRPESKEGKKIHNILEKRVIADDDYPYKPDQAREKIREMSGRKFTLYNHKQAWKRYKVRPQSGATEKSNTDKRYCIFHKAHGDYTYNDAWVSLVVEKISSEEEYNALKETR from the coding sequence ATGGTGATACGCAAACCACAGGGCGCACTCACCTGTGAAGAGAGGTGCATCGTTAAGGCTTTGCTCGCAAAGGGGTGGCGCAACCAAGACATTCAGCACCTTATTAACCGAGGCCGCATTGCGACCGTTAACAGTGCACGGATAACCGAGGTAAAGAATAGTGCCGACGTCGAGCCGGCGGCATCCGATCACCTAGAGTTCTATATGCATAAAAAAAATTCCTACGATCCCGTAACTGGTCTAAATTTATATGATGACGAACGTCTCATTCGGGCACGTGAGGCTATGATTCTCGCAGTGCAAAGCTTTAATAGTCCTAGTCTTCGTTTTAAAACGGAACAATTTGCTGTTCAGTCAAATATAGCGTGGACCTATCTTTTGCATGAGTACTATATTCGTAAAGATAAAAATATTGTTCACAAAAATGGCAGAACATTTTCTCTATCAAAAATGGTTGAAAGAAGTGATTTTCCTCTGAGTGACGGCATAAGAAATAATATCAGAGATATCAACGAAATTAGAGATGCCGTTGAGCACAAACTTCTTGGTCGATCAGATGTAAAATTTTTCTCATTATTTCAGGCCGCATGTTTAAATTTCGATCAATCTATATGCGAATTATTTGGAAATAGCATATCTCTTAAATCTGATTTATCAATTGCGCTACAGTTTGCAAAGATGAATTTCACGCAGTTGAATGATCTTCAGAAGTATGACATTCCGGAGCACATTTCCGCCTTGGATGCAGAGCTGGAAGGAAGGTTATCGGAGGCAGAAAAGGCCGACTTGGAATATCGTTTTCGCGTTGTATATTTATTAGAGGGAGCGTCGAAAAATAAAGCGAACTTTGAGTTCGTTAGACCTGAATCGAAGGAAGGTAAGAAGATACATAATATTCTCGAAAAACGGGTTATTGCGGACGATGACTATCCTTATAAGCCGGATCAGGCGAGAGAAAAAATACGCGAAATGTCTGGAAGGAAATTCACACTATATAATCACAAGCAAGCTTGGAAAAGGTATAAGGTTAGACCTCAATCAGGTGCGACTGAAAAGAGTAATACAGACAAGAGGTATTGCATATTCCACAAGGCCCATGGTGATTACACGTATAATGATGCTTGGGTTTCCTTGGTTGTTGAGAAAATTTCATCAGAGGAAGAGTATAATGCACTAAAGGAGACAAGATAG
- a CDS encoding SDR family oxidoreductase has product MYLEKLRLDGRIAVVTGGGGGIGLRCCHALAEAGATVIMAERDPRAIESGAAFLAEQGYTADSVECDVADPDAVNAAAATVIERHGRVDILVCNAGIARSGTPAEDVTDEHWRNVIDINLNGVFWCCRAFGAPMLKQKSGAIVNIGSMSGFIVNKPQQQAYYNASKAGVHQLTKSLAAEWADRNVRVNAVAPTYIATPLTTFGAEDKEMFKVWMDGTPMRRMGEPEEVASVVQFLASDAASVMTGSIVMADLGYTCW; this is encoded by the coding sequence ATGTATCTTGAAAAACTGAGATTGGACGGCCGCATCGCCGTTGTGACCGGCGGCGGCGGCGGCATCGGCCTTCGATGCTGCCACGCATTGGCCGAAGCGGGCGCCACCGTGATCATGGCGGAACGTGACCCCAGGGCGATCGAATCCGGCGCCGCCTTTCTGGCTGAACAGGGATACACCGCCGACAGCGTGGAATGCGACGTCGCCGATCCCGACGCAGTCAATGCGGCCGCGGCGACGGTGATCGAACGCCACGGCCGGGTCGACATTCTGGTCTGTAATGCCGGCATCGCGCGCAGCGGGACTCCGGCCGAGGATGTCACCGACGAACACTGGCGCAACGTCATCGATATCAATCTGAACGGCGTCTTCTGGTGCTGCCGGGCTTTCGGCGCACCGATGCTGAAACAGAAATCCGGTGCGATCGTCAATATCGGCTCGATGTCCGGGTTCATCGTCAACAAGCCGCAGCAGCAGGCCTATTACAACGCTTCGAAGGCGGGCGTGCACCAGCTGACGAAATCGCTGGCGGCGGAATGGGCCGACCGCAATGTCCGGGTGAATGCCGTCGCGCCGACCTATATCGCCACGCCGCTGACCACCTTTGGCGCCGAGGACAAGGAGATGTTCAAGGTCTGGATGGACGGCACGCCGATGCGCCGGATGGGCGAACCCGAAGAAGTCGCATCGGTCGTTCAGTTTCTGGCATCGGACGCCGCCAGCGTGATGACCGGATCGATCGTCATGGCCGATCTCGGCTATACCTGCTGGTAG
- the radC gene encoding DNA repair protein RadC, with translation MTGLDDNGAAVGDGEAPAATGAVEHANSGHRKRLRSRFLDSGDDALSDHELLEVLLFGAIPRRDVKPLAKALIKRFGTLGGVLNAEAGQLERSAGLSRTQAAQVKIVAACTRRMLREDYQGKPILSNWQAVINYLALSMQYLETEEFRVIYLNKKLRVILDECQQKGTVDHAPVYPREVARRSLELNASSVLLVHNHPSGDPKPSTADIEMTRVVARALKTVEVHLHDHVIIARNGYNSLKAMGLI, from the coding sequence GTGACCGGGCTCGACGACAACGGGGCCGCCGTCGGCGACGGTGAGGCCCCGGCGGCCACTGGCGCCGTCGAACACGCCAATAGCGGGCATAGAAAGCGGCTGAGATCGCGTTTTCTGGATAGCGGTGACGATGCGCTGTCCGATCACGAACTGCTGGAGGTGTTGCTCTTCGGGGCCATTCCCCGGCGCGATGTCAAGCCACTGGCCAAGGCGCTGATCAAGCGGTTCGGTACTCTTGGCGGCGTGCTGAACGCCGAAGCCGGCCAGTTGGAGCGCTCGGCCGGTCTAAGCCGCACACAGGCGGCACAGGTCAAGATCGTCGCGGCCTGTACGCGACGTATGCTGCGCGAGGATTACCAGGGCAAGCCGATCCTGTCGAACTGGCAGGCGGTGATCAATTATCTGGCGCTGTCAATGCAATACCTCGAAACCGAAGAATTCCGCGTCATCTATCTGAACAAGAAGCTCCGCGTCATCCTCGACGAATGCCAGCAGAAGGGAACCGTCGACCACGCACCCGTCTATCCGCGCGAAGTTGCCCGGCGCAGCCTTGAACTGAATGCGTCGTCGGTGTTGCTGGTCCACAACCACCCCTCCGGCGATCCCAAGCCGTCGACCGCCGATATCGAGATGACCCGCGTCGTTGCCCGCGCCCTCAAGACCGTTGAGGTCCACCTGCACGACCACGTGATCATCGCCCGCAATGGCTATAACAGCTTGAAAGCCATGGGGCTGATCTGA